The Homo sapiens chromosome 5, GRCh38.p14 Primary Assembly genome includes a window with the following:
- the BHMT2 gene encoding S-methylmethionine--homocysteine S-methyltransferase BHMT2 isoform 1 (isoform 1 is encoded by transcript variant 1), which yields MAPAGRPGAKKGILERLESGEVVIGDGSFLITLEKRGYVKAGLWTPEAVIEHPDAVRQLHMEFLRAGSNVMQTFTFSASEDNMESKWEDVNAAACDLAREVAGKGDALVAGGICQTSIYKYQKDEARIKKLFRQQLEVFAWKNVDFLIAEYFEHVEEAVWAVEVLKESDRPVAVTMCIGPEGDMHDITPGECAVRLVKAGASIVGVNCRFGPDTSLKTMELMKEGLEWAGLKAHLMVQPLGFHAPDCGKEGFVDLPEYPFGLESRVATRWDIQKYAREAYNLGVRYIGGCCGFEPYHIRAIAEELAPERGFLPPASEKHGSWGSGLDMHTKPWIRARARREYWENLLPASGRPFCPSLSKPDF from the exons ATGGCACCTGCTGGACGCCCGGGGGCCAAGAAG ggGATTTTGGAGCGCCTGGAGAGTGGGGAGGTTGTGATTGGAGATGGCAGCTTTCTCATTACTCTGGAGAAGAGAGGCTATGTGAAGGCTGGGCTCTGGACTCCAGAGGCAGTGATAGAACACCCAGACGCAG TTCGTCAACTTCACATGGAATTCTTGAGAGCAGGATCAAATGTCATGCAGACTTTTACCTTTTCTGCCAGTGAGGACAATATGGAAAGCAAG TGGGAAGATGTAAATGCTGCTGCCTGTGACCTCGCCAGGGAAGTGGCTGGCAAAGGTGATGCTTTGGTAGCAGGGGGGATCTGCCAGACATCAATATACAAATACCAGAAGGATGAAGCTagaattaaaaaactttttcGACAACAGCTAGAAGTTTTTGCCTGGAAAAATGTGGACTTCTTGATTGCAGAG TATTTTGAGCACGTTGAAGAAGCTGTGTGGGCTGTGGAAGTCTTAAAAGAATCAGATAGACCCGTGGCAGTTACCATGTGCATAGGCCCAGAGGGAGACATGCATGATATAACCCCCGGAGAATGTGCTGTGAGGCTGGTGAAGGCAG GGGCTTCCATCGTTGGCGTGAACTGCCGCTTTGGGCCCGACACCAGCTTGAAGACGATGGAGCTCATGAAGGAGGGTCTTGAGTGGGCAGGGCTGAAAGCGCACCTCATGGTGCAGCCTCTGGGGTTCCACGCGCCTGACTGTGGCAAAGAGGGGTTTGTGGATCTCCCAGAATATCCCTTTG GACTGGAGTCCAGAGTTGCCACCAGATGGGATATTCAAAAATACGCCAGAGAGGCCTACAACCTGGGGGTCAGGTACATTGGCGGGTGCTGTGGATTTGAGCCCTACCACATCAGGGCAATTGCAGAGGAGCTGGCCCCAGAAAGGGGCTTTTTGCCACCAGCTTCAGAAAAACACGGCAGCTGGGGAAGTGGTTTGGACATGCACACCAAACCCTGGATTAGAGCAAg GGCTCGAAGGGAGTATTGGGAGAATCTGCTGCCAGCTTCAGGCAGACCTTTCTGTCCTTCGCTGTCAAAGCCAGACTTCTAA
- the BHMT2 gene encoding S-methylmethionine--homocysteine S-methyltransferase BHMT2 isoform 2 (isoform 2 is encoded by transcript variant 2): MAPAGRPGAKKGILERLESGEVVIGDGSFLITLEKRGYVKAGLWTPEAVIEHPDAVRQLHMEFLRAGSNVMQTFTFSASEDNMESKYFEHVEEAVWAVEVLKESDRPVAVTMCIGPEGDMHDITPGECAVRLVKAGASIVGVNCRFGPDTSLKTMELMKEGLEWAGLKAHLMVQPLGFHAPDCGKEGFVDLPEYPFGLESRVATRWDIQKYAREAYNLGVRYIGGCCGFEPYHIRAIAEELAPERGFLPPASEKHGSWGSGLDMHTKPWIRARARREYWENLLPASGRPFCPSLSKPDF; the protein is encoded by the exons ATGGCACCTGCTGGACGCCCGGGGGCCAAGAAG ggGATTTTGGAGCGCCTGGAGAGTGGGGAGGTTGTGATTGGAGATGGCAGCTTTCTCATTACTCTGGAGAAGAGAGGCTATGTGAAGGCTGGGCTCTGGACTCCAGAGGCAGTGATAGAACACCCAGACGCAG TTCGTCAACTTCACATGGAATTCTTGAGAGCAGGATCAAATGTCATGCAGACTTTTACCTTTTCTGCCAGTGAGGACAATATGGAAAGCAAG TATTTTGAGCACGTTGAAGAAGCTGTGTGGGCTGTGGAAGTCTTAAAAGAATCAGATAGACCCGTGGCAGTTACCATGTGCATAGGCCCAGAGGGAGACATGCATGATATAACCCCCGGAGAATGTGCTGTGAGGCTGGTGAAGGCAG GGGCTTCCATCGTTGGCGTGAACTGCCGCTTTGGGCCCGACACCAGCTTGAAGACGATGGAGCTCATGAAGGAGGGTCTTGAGTGGGCAGGGCTGAAAGCGCACCTCATGGTGCAGCCTCTGGGGTTCCACGCGCCTGACTGTGGCAAAGAGGGGTTTGTGGATCTCCCAGAATATCCCTTTG GACTGGAGTCCAGAGTTGCCACCAGATGGGATATTCAAAAATACGCCAGAGAGGCCTACAACCTGGGGGTCAGGTACATTGGCGGGTGCTGTGGATTTGAGCCCTACCACATCAGGGCAATTGCAGAGGAGCTGGCCCCAGAAAGGGGCTTTTTGCCACCAGCTTCAGAAAAACACGGCAGCTGGGGAAGTGGTTTGGACATGCACACCAAACCCTGGATTAGAGCAAg GGCTCGAAGGGAGTATTGGGAGAATCTGCTGCCAGCTTCAGGCAGACCTTTCTGTCCTTCGCTGTCAAAGCCAGACTTCTAA